From the Trifolium pratense cultivar HEN17-A07 linkage group LG4, ARS_RC_1.1, whole genome shotgun sequence genome, the window AATTTGAAGTTTTTCTGCATTTTTTACACAATGGTGAtctaaagtttgaatttttaacaatattttagtATGTTATGCTAATGTATTTGATTGTATGTAATATTGTAATGTGATCCAGATTGTTGCAgtgtttaattttataaatatttaaagatCCAATTTTTTTAGTATCTAATGCTAATATGAATATGATCTGAAATCTGAttgattatgaatttatgatccaattttttttggggTAATTTTTTGAGTTGTGATGGTTGACTTTATTTGACTTTGATTTGATGTGTGATTTGCTTGGATCTTGACTAGGGTTGATTTGATTGCTATACTGATTTGATATGTCGACATCTGAGGATAAGACGGAAGTTGTGGAAAGGGGTTTTAAGGATGAAAAAAAGCATAAGGAAGATGATAAAGAAGAAGGAGAGAAAGGTGGATTTATTGAGAAAGTGAAGGATTTTATTCATGACATTGGTGAGAAGATTGAGGAAGTTATCGGATTCGGGAAGCCGACTGCTGATGTTAAAGGGATACACATTCCGAAAGTTAACATTCATATGATAGATCTTGTTGTTGATGTTCTTATAAAGAATCCGAATCCGGTACCGATTCCTTTGATTGATATCAATTATTTGATTGAGAGTGATGGAAGGAAACTTGTTTCTGGTTTGATACCGGATGCAGGTACTATTCATGCTCATGGCGAGGAAACTGTGAAGATTCCTCTtactttgatttatgatgataTTAAGAAAACCTATGCTGATATTAAACCGGGAAGCATTATTCCTTATAGGGTTAAGGTTGATCTTATTTTCGATGTTCCTGTCTTGGGAAGGTTTACACTACCTTTAGAGAAAAAAGGAGAAATTCCGATTCCATATAAGCCTGATGTTGATATTGAGAAGATTCAGTTCAAAAAATTCTCGTTTGAAGAGACGGTTGCGAATCTTCATTTGAAACTGGAAAACATGAATGATTTTGACTTAGGACTCAATGCACTTGAGTACGAGGTTTGGCTTGGTGATGTTAACATTGGAGGTGCAGAACTTAGTAAATCTGCTAAACTTGAGAAAAGTGGAGGAATAAGTTACATCGATGTTCCGGTTACCTTTAGACCTAAGGACTTTGGTTCTGCACTATGGGATATGATAAGAGGAAAAGGAACTGGTTACACCATGAAAGGTAACATTGATGTTGACACTCCCTTTGGAGCAATGAAATTGCCTATCAGCAAAGAAGGCGGTACTACTCGTCTTAAGAAGAATAGGGAAGATGGAGGTGAtgacgacgatgatgatgagGTATATTaacttcttttatttgtttctttatttcCTAAATTAATTGTTGGTAATGTAACCAAGCATGTGTTTGGATGATTATTTGACCAAAAATGATTTTACTACTAAAACTACTAAAATCACTTCTAGTTAAGACGAGGTGTGGAGGCAAATTGAATTTTCGGTTGATCGTAACCAGACATATGTATTTACTAAAATCACATTTGAATGAGgccaaaattaattttgacacTATGCACCttgaaaccaaacacacactagaGTAGGTCAACATCTTTctctatattttctttagtaTACTGTATTTGCTTCTGTTATAACTTTTCTGTTCAATCTTTTGTTTTGTAGGATTGAAGATTTGTAGCAACTCATTATTAGCTGTTACTTTTATTTACAACTTATGTCCATTAGTAAGTTAATAAAGGAGACTTGAACCTAAAGGTATTATTTGTGAGTTTGATGAAAATTTATGTTCTTGAGAGATCATGTTGACATTTGAATTATGTGATAGTATAAGTGTACTAGCAAATATGTGCTTTCGGTCTGGCATGTGCTTTTTTTACTTAAAGTATGTTCTTGTTTAAGTACATGATTGATGATCATGACAAGCTTGTGCTACCTTTTGGATagataaatgaaaatttgtcAAGTTTTTcggttttaaatttattttccttGCGAATTTGTTTGTGCCTTAtgataataaaatttaacaattGTAACAAATGAACTCGGGAAGCATCTTTACTACATGAATGTGATAGACAtgaaattttgatgaaaaatttgAGCTACAAAATTATAATCTCCAAAGATAACTAGAATGATACATACAAGATAATtgttgtgtgtgtgtatatCAGTGTATGTATGTAGCTGTTCATCATGACTTAGTCATTAGTTGTTGTTGCACAACTAATATTGAAGCTTTGGTGTTAGTATCTCGGGAAGCAAGCAAATCTCCAATCACACCTAACTCGGGATACTCGGTCCATTTTTCTAGAGCTTGTGTCTGAGGCGATTTCACCCCGTTACGTCTCCCAACTATAATGAAATCGTGTTGATTTGCTATATCAGAGATGAACGCAGTGGTATCTGAAGTGTTTTCAACACCAACTTTTTCATATGTCACATTATCCACACTACCATAAACGCCCTTAACACCCTTTAGTAACTCACAATCAAGCATAACATCCCAATTAGTGAAGTCATCATTCTTGATCGTTGAAACCAAGTGATACACGACCAAGTGATAAGTATCGTCTTTCATTGTTCTTTTAGCGAAACACAATGCTTCTCTGTCATCTGGACCCCCTATGAAAATCATGGCAATTTGCTTTGTTTTACCATTGTAGTTGATAGTAGAAGAGCATCCCCTATTGACAAGAATTGCTACCGAACAAGGTGCTCTTTCAATAACTTTGGTGTTCAAAGACCTTATATTCTCGTTTGTCGATTCAACAGAACCATCTTCTGACCATGTAATATGAAAAGGAAGAATGATAATGGATGCAAGTTTGTCCAATGCAAGATAACATATATCGTCGTGCATGAAACGAGGGGGCGATATAGCTGTGTAGGTACTCGCTGATACAGTACCAACATTGTCATGTTCAAAAAGATCAATGGTTGCAATGACATCCTCAGAGAAAGTGTGGCGACCTGAACCGAGTCGCTCTTGAAGGCGATGCGAGATGAAAATGGGGGAGGATCTTCCGACGAGTTCCATGAGGTGCAAGACATGAACTACCAATGGGTTGCTTGATGTAGGATTACAAATGTCAAGAACATTCTTGATGGGAATTATGTGACTTGGCTTGTGGATGCATGAAACTATCTTAAGCTCTGAGTTTGGTTTCATGTTCTCGATGTTTCTTTTTTGATAACCTGCGTATTTTCTTGAAGGATCATACAAGAACTTCACACCGACATGCGCCATGGTTCCCATCACCAACACATTTATAGTCATAACAGATAGTGCTTCATTGCTCATAAGCTGCACATACATTATAGTATACAAAAATTAGACAACTTTTATTCAACAAGTAAATCAAATTTCTTCATATCATGCATGCATGAATGCATATAATGAACATAATATTAGTTAAAGTAATTACCAAGGCATCATGAAGAAACACATTAGTGCAAAAATCCACAACACCCTTACAACCTAACATGAGAGCTAGGCACAAACCATCAGTCTTAGGCATTTTACAATGCCAACAAATTCCAATTGTCATCAGAATTTTAAGCCAATTAACAGAAACTATAATAAAAAACCACACAAGCAGCAACCTTCCATCAACATGTATACCAATATGAACCTTCATAGCACAACTTGTGACAAAAATAGGACAAAGGAACCAAGTACTGAACAATTCTAATTGCTTAATCATTTCAGTTCCCAATGGAGGACCTTCAGGTACAATAAGACCAAGAACTAACAATCCAGCTAAAACACTTTGATTTGCCACAGTTCCAAACAATCCAACTGCAAGAGCTAAAATGAAAACAATACTTTTGTATAATTTCTTCACTGGTCTACCTTCTGGCGTGTTTCTAACAAACCGCCTCATTATAGGACGCAGCAGAAGAGGAGTCAATACCATAAAacatatgaaatagaaagtggttAAAAGAGCTGCAATGGGTCCTTTTCCACTATCATCATCATTTGAACCAGTTTTGAGGCTGCTAATTACAGCTGTGCCGATTCCTGAAACAATTGTGTTGAAAGCATCCATAACCAAAGCCGTCGAGAGTGCTAAACGTCCAAGTTCCGAGTTAAGAATCTCAAGATCAGAGAGCAAAGAAGCTATGACAGCAAAGTAACAACCACTATGTCCAATAACTATAACTGGTAGAGTTTTTGCTTCAAACTCTCCAATGTAATTGTTCCAATATCCTAAGAATCTGTAACTCACTGTGAGACCAAGAACCGTTGGAATCACAAAGGAACAAAATGCTATTGTCCATGCTTTTCTACCTGTTCTTGTTATCATGGTGAGATCCATTTTCACACCATTTAGAAATAGGAAAAATCCATAGCCAATTATTGATATTACATTTATTACATCTTCAGTACCGTAAGGAAACAAGTATTTTTTGAATTCAGTCCATGTATTTGATATCTTGAAAGATGGCCCTAAAACTAATCCAGCCTACAAAATAAATGTATCACATTAATTTCAATGCCATGACATAACAATACAGTGTCAGTGTCAAATTATAATGTCTAAGGGTGcgtttgctaaaaaataagggattgAACTGGACAACTTTGTTGTACTCTGATTCAGAAACTGGTTATGGTACACGACGTAATAGGTAGTAAGGGACATgccaaaaacaagaatttttgtccCTCAGTGAATCataagacaactttttgtccatagTACGACcataaaaatacgaaaatacccattttatttttgaatataacAGATAttatctctctatctctcttcgGTGCAGTTTTGTCCTATCCAGTACTATCTTATTCTGTCATGTattgttctgtccagtacttacTGTAttacaaatcaaacacaccctaacaTATTAAGTTTAACTTAATGCCAAACTAGATAGAGAGAAAAAGTGTGaaatgtataaaaattaattattaccaTGATTTGTGAAACGAAA encodes:
- the LOC123923628 gene encoding uncharacterized protein LOC123923628 → MSTSEDKTEVVERGFKDEKKHKEDDKEEGEKGGFIEKVKDFIHDIGEKIEEVIGFGKPTADVKGIHIPKVNIHMIDLVVDVLIKNPNPVPIPLIDINYLIESDGRKLVSGLIPDAGTIHAHGEETVKIPLTLIYDDIKKTYADIKPGSIIPYRVKVDLIFDVPVLGRFTLPLEKKGEIPIPYKPDVDIEKIQFKKFSFEETVANLHLKLENMNDFDLGLNALEYEVWLGDVNIGGAELSKSAKLEKSGGISYIDVPVTFRPKDFGSALWDMIRGKGTGYTMKGNIDVDTPFGAMKLPISKEGGTTRLKKNREDGGDDDDDDED
- the LOC123923627 gene encoding cation/H(+) antiporter 4-like; translated protein: MDLTMITRTGRKAWTIAFCSFVIPTVLGLTVSYRFLGYWNNYIGEFEAKTLPVIVIGHSGCYFAVIASLLSDLEILNSELGRLALSTALVMDAFNTIVSGIGTAVISSLKTGSNDDDSGKGPIAALLTTFYFICFMVLTPLLLRPIMRRFVRNTPEGRPVKKLYKSIVFILALAVGLFGTVANQSVLAGLLVLGLIVPEGPPLGTEMIKQLELFSTWFLCPIFVTSCAMKVHIGIHVDGRLLLVWFFIIVSVNWLKILMTIGICWHCKMPKTDGLCLALMLGCKGVVDFCTNVFLHDALLMSNEALSVMTINVLVMGTMAHVGVKFLYDPSRKYAGYQKRNIENMKPNSELKIVSCIHKPSHIIPIKNVLDICNPTSSNPLVVHVLHLMELVGRSSPIFISHRLQERLGSGRHTFSEDVIATIDLFEHDNVGTVSASTYTAISPPRFMHDDICYLALDKLASIIILPFHITWSEDGSVESTNENIRSLNTKVIERAPCSVAILVNRGCSSTINYNGKTKQIAMIFIGGPDDREALCFAKRTMKDDTYHLVVYHLVSTIKNDDFTNWDVMLDCELLKGVKGVYGSVDNVTYEKVGVENTSDTTAFISDIANQHDFIIVGRRNGVKSPQTQALEKWTEYPELGVIGDLLASRDTNTKASILVVQQQLMTKS